In a genomic window of Flavobacterium lipolyticum:
- a CDS encoding GSCFA domain-containing protein, with protein MQFRTQIPISKSSNPIDYHSKIISMGSCFAENMAEKFDYFKFQNETNPFGIIFNPVSIEKVIQRVVKQEFFTEKDVFFHNERWHCFEVHSDLSHSDRQELLQTLNEAIAETNKQIKEGTHIIVTYGTSWIYRNIESNEVVANCHKVPQKQFTKELLTVDVIQKSIQNTIRLIHGLNANINFIFTISPVRHIKDGFVENQLSKSHLFSGFHQNLQSKINNQQLGYFPSYEIMMDELRDYRFYAEDMLHPNAVAIDYIWQRFSENYIAENSISTLQEVGEIQKSLHHRSFNPESEQHQKFLVKLRQKINKVEEKWPHIKF; from the coding sequence ATGCAATTCAGAACCCAGATTCCAATTTCAAAAAGCAGCAATCCAATCGATTATCATTCGAAGATCATTTCTATGGGATCTTGTTTTGCGGAAAACATGGCAGAGAAATTTGATTATTTTAAGTTTCAGAACGAAACCAATCCATTTGGAATTATCTTCAATCCTGTTTCTATTGAGAAAGTGATTCAGAGAGTGGTTAAACAGGAGTTTTTTACGGAGAAAGATGTTTTTTTTCATAACGAACGCTGGCATTGTTTTGAAGTTCATTCAGATTTGAGTCATTCCGATCGACAGGAGTTGTTGCAAACACTTAACGAAGCAATTGCCGAAACAAACAAACAAATCAAAGAGGGGACTCATATCATTGTAACCTATGGAACCTCATGGATTTACAGAAATATTGAAAGTAACGAAGTAGTTGCTAATTGTCATAAAGTACCTCAAAAACAATTCACGAAAGAATTATTGACTGTTGATGTAATTCAGAAAAGTATTCAAAATACAATCCGTTTAATTCATGGTTTAAATGCCAATATAAATTTCATTTTTACCATTTCACCGGTGCGCCATATCAAAGACGGTTTTGTAGAAAATCAATTGAGTAAATCGCATTTGTTTTCGGGGTTTCACCAGAATCTGCAATCTAAAATCAACAATCAGCAATTAGGATATTTTCCTTCTTACGAAATTATGATGGACGAGCTTCGTGATTATCGCTTTTATGCTGAAGATATGCTGCATCCGAATGCTGTAGCAATTGACTATATCTGGCAGCGATTCAGTGAAAATTACATTGCAGAGAATAGCATTTCGACCTTGCAGGAAGTAGGAGAAATTCAAAAGAGTCTGCACCATCGAAGCTTTAATCCGGAATCTGAACAGCATCAGAAATTTTTAGTCAAGCTTCGTCAAAAAATAAATAAGGTAGAAGAAAAATGGCCACATATTAAGTTCTAA